Genomic segment of Acinetobacter larvae:
TACAGTCAATGATAAAACATTCGCGTCTACCCATTAGAGTATATAAAAATGATGATCATGGTATTTGGTATGGAATTTATCATGCAACCTTGGCATTGGTTTGTTTTGGGGATCATTTTGATTTTATCAGAATTGATTTTACCCGCATTTGCCGCATTATGGTTTGGTATTGCAGCGATTATCGTCGCTTTATTATTTGCCTTATTTCCAAGCATGAGTTTTGTTATGCAGTGTATGCTGTGGATTATTATTGCCATTAGCTGCACGTTGATCTGGTTTAAGTATATTAAACCGCTGTCTAAAGATAAAACCAAAGCGGGTCTCGCACGAGAAGCCACGCTCGGTCAAATTGGGATGGTCATCCAAACCCATTTAGACCATGAGCAAATTCTAGTCCGTTTTCCAATGCCATTATTGGGGAGTGATGAATGGATGTGTCGGTGTTTAGCCACAGTTGCCATTGGTGATCGCGTCATCGTCACCGATATTTTAGGCAATGACTTGGTGGTGAAACCCTATAGCAGCCAAGCCCCCCACTAAGCTGGCATTTATTTTTTATGATGCGAATTTAGAAAATTTTCATGAAGAGACTTTTCAACAATAACTTTTAATTGTGAGGATTCATTATGGGACCAGGATCAATCAGTGCGTTAGTACTGGTACTTTTTGTGGCCATTACCATTTATAAAGGCGTTCGGATTGTACCGCAAGGCTATAAATGGATTGTACAACGTCTCGGTAAATACCATTCCACCCTTAAACCCGGGCTAAACTTCGTCATTCCCTATATTGATGAAGTCTCTTATAAAGTCACCACCAAAGATATTGTCTTGGATATTCCATCACAAGAAGTCATTACCCGTGATAACGCAGTGTTATTAATGAATGCTGTGGCATATATTAATTTGACCACACCAGAAAAAGCAGTGTATGGCATCGAAAACTATTCTTGGGCCATTCAAAATATGGTGCAAACTTCGCTTCGTTCCATCGTCGGTGAAATGGATCTTGATGATGCGCTCTCTTCTCGCGATCATATCAAAGCCAAATTAAAAGCTGCGATTTCCGATGATATTTCAGACTGGGGCATTACTCTCAAAACTGTTGAAATTCAAGACATTCAGCCGTCTTCCACCATGCAAGCAGCGATGGAAGCACAAGCTGCAGCAGAACGTCAACGTCGTGCTACCGTAACCAAAGCCGATGGTGAAAAACAAGCTGCGATTTTAGAAGCCGATGGTCGTCTGGAAGCTTCACGTCGTGATGCAGAAGCGCAAGTGGTGTTGGCTGAAGCATCTCAAAAAGCGATTAGCATGGTCACCACTGCGGTAGGCGATAAAGAAATTCCTGTGGCGTACTTACTGGGTGAACAATATGTCAAAGCCATGCAAGATATGGCGAAATCCAATAACAGTAAAACCGTGGTCTTACCTGCCGATATTATGAATACCATTCGTGGTGTTATGGGACGCAATTAATCGCACAACACATCGCGACATCACGATTATTAAACTAAACGCTGCATAAAAAATCCCCACTGCAATGCAATGGGGATTTTTTATGCGCTTAAAGCTTAACTTAAATCTTAAATCTTAAATCTTAAACAATCGTATCGATTAAAATTTGCTGGGCATTGTGTGATTCTTGATTTTCAGCTTTTTCAACACGCTGCCAAGTTCCATCGCCATTTAAAGTCCACGCACGGCGATTATCTTGTAAATAGTTCAATAAACCTTGTTCATAAATACGTTTCTTTAAAACAGGATCATCTACAGGGAAACAGGCTTCAACACGGTTAAATAAATTACGGTCCATCCAGTCTGCACTAGAACAGTAAATACGAGCCTGACCATTATTACTAAAATAATAAACCCGTGTGTGTTCGAGGAAACGTCCCACGATTGAACGCACGCGAATATTCTCCGATAAGTTTGGTAAACCTGGACGTAAACAACAAATCGAACGGATAATTAAATCGATCTGTACACCAGCTTGAGAGGCTTCATAGAGTTTATTAATTAACTGTACTTCAGTCAGTGCATTGACCTTGACAATAATATGCGCAGGCTTACCTGCTTTGGCATTGGCAATTTCATCGTCAATAAAATGTAATAACTGCGTATGTAGCGTAAAAGGTGCATGCAATAACTTTTTCAGTTTCGGCATTTTCCCCATTCCAGTCAATTCTTGGAACATACGATGTACATCTTCACATAATTCTTTGTCTGTGGTTAATAAACCATAGTCAGTATAAATACGCGCATTGCCGGCATGATAGTTTCCAGTCCCCAAATGCACATAACGTTCGAGTTTATTCTGCTCACGGCGTACCACTAAAATCATTTTGGCATGGGTTTTATAACCCACGATGCCATATACCACCACTGCACCCGCTTCTTGTAATACATTGGCAACGGCAATATTGGACTCTTCATCAAAACGTGCACGCAGCTCAATAACAGCCGTCACTTCCTTACCATTACGCGCGGCTTCTGCCAACACCTGTACAATCTCAGAGTCAACCCCACTACGATAAAGTGTTTGTTTAATCGCCAATACTTGTGGATCACGTGCGGCTTCACGCAGTAAATTAATCACCGGTGCAAAAGATTCAAAGGGATGGTGCAGTAAAATATCTTGCTTTTTCATGGCAGCAAAAATATTTTCCGTCTTCTTTAAAACCTTCGGTAAAATCGGGGTATGCGAATCATAACGCAAATGTGGACGTTTAAAATTAGACACCAAACGCGCCAAGTTTACAGGTCCATTGACCTTATACAGTTGCTCTAAGTCCAAATCAAAACGATGTAATAAATACTCATAAATATGCGTTGGACAATTTTCAGTGACTTCTAAACGGACTGCACGACCAAAACGTCGCGAGTTTAGCTCACCTTTCAACGCTTTGGCTAAGTCATCCACATCTTCATTTAATGCAAGATCAGCATTACGCGTCACACGGAATTGATAACAGCCCGTCGCAGTCATACCGGGAAATAAATCAGACACATGCTCATGGATAATCGCCGACAACATCACAAAATGTTCTTTGCCTTCGGTTAAATCATCAGGCAAACGTACCACCC
This window contains:
- a CDS encoding SPFH domain-containing protein; the protein is MGPGSISALVLVLFVAITIYKGVRIVPQGYKWIVQRLGKYHSTLKPGLNFVIPYIDEVSYKVTTKDIVLDIPSQEVITRDNAVLLMNAVAYINLTTPEKAVYGIENYSWAIQNMVQTSLRSIVGEMDLDDALSSRDHIKAKLKAAISDDISDWGITLKTVEIQDIQPSSTMQAAMEAQAAAERQRRATVTKADGEKQAAILEADGRLEASRRDAEAQVVLAEASQKAISMVTTAVGDKEIPVAYLLGEQYVKAMQDMAKSNNSKTVVLPADIMNTIRGVMGRN
- the ppk1 gene encoding polyphosphate kinase 1, translating into MNNAVNNIATEYSYNERYINRELSILDFHLRVLEQAVDPLHPLLERLNFLQIFTRNMDEFFEIRVAGVMEQLSLGNESRSPDGLTPKQVLETISKTAHAAIERQYRILNEEILPALRQEDICFLRRGELSPAQSVWVKKYFQEQVAPVLTPISLDPAHPFPRLVNKSLNFIVTLEGKDAFGRHIDLAVVPAPRSLPRVVRLPDDLTEGKEHFVMLSAIIHEHVSDLFPGMTATGCYQFRVTRNADLALNEDVDDLAKALKGELNSRRFGRAVRLEVTENCPTHIYEYLLHRFDLDLEQLYKVNGPVNLARLVSNFKRPHLRYDSHTPILPKVLKKTENIFAAMKKQDILLHHPFESFAPVINLLREAARDPQVLAIKQTLYRSGVDSEIVQVLAEAARNGKEVTAVIELRARFDEESNIAVANVLQEAGAVVVYGIVGYKTHAKMILVVRREQNKLERYVHLGTGNYHAGNARIYTDYGLLTTDKELCEDVHRMFQELTGMGKMPKLKKLLHAPFTLHTQLLHFIDDEIANAKAGKPAHIIVKVNALTEVQLINKLYEASQAGVQIDLIIRSICCLRPGLPNLSENIRVRSIVGRFLEHTRVYYFSNNGQARIYCSSADWMDRNLFNRVEACFPVDDPVLKKRIYEQGLLNYLQDNRRAWTLNGDGTWQRVEKAENQESHNAQQILIDTIV
- a CDS encoding NfeD family protein; this translates as MEFIMQPWHWFVLGIILILSELILPAFAALWFGIAAIIVALLFALFPSMSFVMQCMLWIIIAISCTLIWFKYIKPLSKDKTKAGLAREATLGQIGMVIQTHLDHEQILVRFPMPLLGSDEWMCRCLATVAIGDRVIVTDILGNDLVVKPYSSQAPH